A genome region from Triticum aestivum cultivar Chinese Spring chromosome 2B, IWGSC CS RefSeq v2.1, whole genome shotgun sequence includes the following:
- the LOC123041639 gene encoding noroxomaritidine/norcraugsodine reductase: MAATAACRSMERRWSLAGSTALVTGGSKGIGHAIVEELAGLGARVHTCSRNAAELDECRRQWEDKNLRVTVSVCDVSVRAEREKLMNTVRQTLGGKLDILVNNAGQSMVKAATECTGEDYALVMATNIESCFHLAQLAHPLLLRSGGGASSIVHVSSIAGFVGFPGLAVYSMTKGAMNQLTRSLAAEWAGDGIRVNCVAPGGINTDIAKDMITRDPEIVKRQATQLPMQRLGETEEVASVVAFLCMPAASYITGQVICVDGGRTIA, translated from the exons ATGGCCGCCACCGCCGCATGCCGGAGCATGGAGAGGAGATGGAGTCTTGCCGGATCCACGGCGCTCGTTACCGGCGGCAGCAAAGGGATCGG GCATGCGATCGTGGAGGAGCTAGCGGGGCTCGGGGCTCGGGTGCACACGTGCTCCCGGAACGCGGCGGAGCTGGACGAGTGCCGGCGGCAGTGGGAGGACAAGAACCTCCGCGTCACCGTCTCCGTCTGCGACGTGTCCGTGCGTGCCGAGAGGGAGAAGCTCATGAACACGGTGAGGCAAACCCTGGGCGGTAAGCTGGACATCCTGGTGAACAACGCGGGGCAATCCATGGTGAAGGCGGCGACGGAGTGCACCGGCGAGGACTACGCGCTGGTGATGGCCACCAACATCGAGTCGTGCTTCCACCTCGCGCAGCTCGCGCACCCGCTCCTCCTCCGCTCGGGTGGAGGGGCGAGCAGCATCGTCCACGTCTCCTCCATCGCCGGCTTCGTCGGCTTCCCGGGCCTCGCCGTCTACTCGATGACCAAGGGGGCGATGAACCAGCTCACCCGGAGCCTTGCCGCCGAGTGGGCCGGCGACGGCATACGCGTCAACTGCGTCGCGCCGGGCGGCATCAACACTGACATCGCCAAAGACATG ATAACGAGGGACCCGGAGATTGTGAAGCGCCAGGCCACGCAGCTGCCGATGCAGCGGCTGGGCGAGACGGAGGAGGTGGCATCGGTGGTGGCCTTCCTCTGCATGCCAGCGGCGTCCTACATCACCGGCCAAGTAATCTGCGTCGACGGCGGACGCACCATAGCATAA